From a single Chlorocebus sabaeus isolate Y175 chromosome X, mChlSab1.0.hap1, whole genome shotgun sequence genomic region:
- the MAGEE2 gene encoding melanoma-associated antigen E2: MSLVSQNARRCNAEITADYSDGRGEIQATNASGPPTPMVVVDAPQCPQAPINPQCVNTSQAVQDTNDLEVLIDEQSRRLGALRFHDPLEDRSIALVNFMRMKSQKEGSIQQSEMLEFLREYSDQFPEILRRASAHLDRVFGLNLRVIDPQADTYNLVSKRGSQITDRIVESLDMPKASLLALVLGHILLNGNRAREASIWDLLLKVDMWDKPQRINNLFGNTRNLLTTDFVRMRFLEYWPVYGTNPLGFEFLWGSRAHREITKMEALKFVSDAHDEEPQSWPEEYNKALEADKTKERSLTAGLEFWSEDTMNDKANDLVQLAISVSEELLPIHQDELLAHTGKEFEDVFPNILNRATLILDMFYGLSLIEVDTSEHIYLLVQQPESEEEQVMLESLGRPTQEYVMPILGLIFLMGNRVKEANVWNLLRRFSVDVGRKHAITCKLMRQRYLECRPLSYSNPVEYELLWGPRAHHETTKMKVLEYMARLYRKRPQDWPEQYRQAVEDEEARAKSEATTMFFLGPM, encoded by the coding sequence ATGTCTCTGGTAAGCCAGAATGCACGCCGCTGTAACGCAGAGATCACTGCAGATTACAGCGACGGCAGAGGTGAAATACAAGCTACTAACGCCTCCGGGCCCCCCACCCCCATGGTAGTCGTTGATGCCCCCCAGTGCCCTCAGGCACCAATCAACCCTCAGTGTGTCAACACTTCCCAGGCCGTTCAGGACACGAATGATCTGGAAGTCCTGATCGACGAGCAGTCCAGACGTTTGGGGGCGCTCAGGTTCCACGACCCTCTAGAAGACAGGTCGATTGCTTTGGTGAATTTCATGAGAATGAAAAGCCAGAAGGAGGGGTCTATTCAGCAGTCCGAGATGctggagtttctcagagagtacTCAGATCAGTTCCCTGAGATCCTCAGACGAGCCTCAGCTCACCTGGACCGGGTCTTTGGGTTGAACCTGAGAGTTATTGATCCACAGGCTGACACATACAATTTAGTCAGCAAACGGGGTTCCCAGATCACCGATAGGATAGTGGAGTCCCTGGACATGCCAAAAGCAAGTCTCCTGGCCCTAGTCCTAGGCCACATCCTCTTGAATGGGAACCGAGCAAGAGAGGCATCCATTTGGGACCTGCTGCTAAAAGTTGATATGTGGGATAAGCCTCAGAGGATCAATAACCTCTTTGGGAACACAAGGAACCTCCTCACCACTGACTTTGTGCGCATGCGATTCTTGGAGTACTGGCCGGTGTATGGCACTAATCCCCTTGGATTTGAGTTCCTGTGGGGCTCTAGAGCCCATAGGGAAATCACAAAGATGGAAGCCCTGAAGTTTGTGTCAGATGCCCATGATGAAGAACCCCAGAGCTGGCCAGAAGAATATAACAAGGCCCTGGAAGCTgacaaaaccaaagaaagaagCCTGACTGCTGGCTTAGAGTTCTGGTCGGAGGACACTATGAATGATAAGGCAAATGATTTGGTCCAGTTGGCTATTAGTGTCTCTGAGGAGTTGCTGCCTATACATCAGGATGAGCTATTGGCTCACACTGGCAAAGAATTTGAggatgtgttcccaaatatcctcaATAGAGCTACTCTAATTCTTGATATGTTCTATGGGTTGTCTCTGATTGAGGTTGATACCAGTGAGCACATCTACCTCCTTGTCCAGCAACCAGAATCAGAGGAAGAGCAAGTGATGCTAGAGAGCCTGGGGAGACCCACTCAAGAATATGTAATGCCAATCCTAGGTTTGATATTCTTGATGGGCAACCGTGTCAAAGAGGCCAATGTCTGGAACTTGCTTCGAAGATTTAGTGTGGATGTAGGGAGAAAGCATGCCATCACCTGTAAGCTTATGAGACAGCGCTATCTGGAATGCAGGCCACTGTCCTACTCTAACCCAGTTGAATATGAGCTTCTATGGGGTCCTCGAGCTCACCATGAAACCACCAAAATGAAAGTCTTGGAGTACATGGCCAGGCTCTACAGAAAGCGACCACAGGACTGGCCAGAACAATATAGACAGGCTGTGGAAGATGAGGAGGCCAGAGCCAAATCTGAGGCAACTACCATGTTCTTCCTTGGTCCCATGTGA